In Gopherus flavomarginatus isolate rGopFla2 chromosome 1, rGopFla2.mat.asm, whole genome shotgun sequence, a single genomic region encodes these proteins:
- the LOC127052356 gene encoding olfactory receptor 52R1-like, which produces MSDSNKTDFTNPSSFILLGIPGLEAAHIWISISFCTMYAIAVLGNFIILFIVKTEASLHGSMYYFLCMLAITDLLLSTAIVPKMLSNFWFNSREIDFSACLTQMYFIHCFLMMESGILVAMAFDRYVAICDPLRHSTILTNSVISKIGLAVVMRGIMLVLPYPFLARQWPYCRTNIISQTYCEHMAVVKLTCGDTHVSRYYSLFMVFCVKGLDMIFIAVSYTQILRAIFSLPTKDALLKTLGTCSSHLCSILAFYIPLRFSSLTHRFGHNVPLHFHVLIANVYFLVPPMLHPIIYGVRTKQIWGRVPWIFTHKGT; this is translated from the coding sequence atgtcagattccaacaaaACCGACTTCACCAATCCCTCCagcttcatcctgctgggcattcctggcctggaggcggCCCACATCTGGATCTCCATctccttctgcaccatgtacgcTATAGCTGTCTTGGGGAACTTCATTATCCTGTTCATCGTGAAGACGGAAGCGAGCCTCCATGGGTCCATGtattatttcctctgcatgctggccatcacTGACCTGCTCCTGTCCACAGCCATAGTGCCCAAAATGCTGAGTaacttctggttcaattccagggaaatcgatttcagtgcctgcctcacccagatgtacttcattcactgcttcttaatgatggagtctgggatccttgtggccatggcttttgatcgctacgtggccatctgtgatcccctgagacattccaccatcctgacaaactCTGTCATTTCCAAGATTGGTCTGGCCGTGGTGATGCGTGGCATCATGCTCGTACTGCCCTATCCCTTCCTGGCGAGacagtggccatattgcagaaccaacatcatctcCCAGACATACTGTGAGCACATGGCTGTGGTGAAGCTGACCTGTGGCGACACCCACGTCAGTAGATACTACAGCCTCTTTATGGTATTCTGTGTGAAGGGTCTGGATATGATTTTTATCGCAGtgtcctatacccagatcctcagggccatcttcagcctccccacaaaggatgccctGCTCAAGACTTtggggacctgcagctcccacctctgttcCATCTTAGCCTTTTATATCCCCCTTCGCTTCTCCTCCCTCACACACCGGTTTGGCCATaatgtgcccctgcatttccatGTTCTCATTGCCAACGTGTACTTCCTGGTGCCCCCCATGCTGCACCCCATCATCTAcggggtgaggaccaaacagatctgGGGCAGGGTGCCCTGGATCTTTACTCATAAAGGGACCTAA